AAATAAGTCACAGCAATATTTACTTGTACATCCACATTAAATGAGTTGATCCTATTTTTATATTCTTCAAGCGGAAATcgagaataataataacaaagtggGAAAATGACGGCAACCGTTCCATAATGCAACATTGTATAGCGTTAAATACAAATGCTTCTACCcgggctttagcatggctaccctaCATGTAATCAACGCGCGAGCATGCAAGGAATAATTTCATACTGGCCTGGGTACCCATTtataacacctgggtggagaatgGCACATGacgataaacgccttgccaaagggcatgagtgctgtggtgggatttgaaccccagaccttgtgGTTAAAAAATTCAGAGACTTAACCATTGAGCCACAACATCTCTGCATGGAATGTTCAAGACCACATGCTAAGGAGTGCTTCaccaaaataaatgtgaaaCCTGGAAACACCGTTTAATAATTATAGCTTCCTGACTGACatctgactaaaaaaaaaactttgaaactGTTTTCATTATACTTTTAAAACTAGCATATCTACTTTCAAACCTTTGTTACAGTATGTGTAAGATCAAAAGACAATCTACATGACTGTGTATAGAGTGTCAATTTTAATTCATTCAGTCCCTGGATTGCCTCAATTATTCACTTTACAGAAATAAGGGAATTAAAATCGGTTTTGATTGTTTCTTTGGGAAACTAATCAAActattgaaagtgatttttatGGTTCTTATGAGTTAACATGCAATTATACAAAAGTAAATTCATAATTGTTTATTACAATTACTACTGAAACCTCACGTAGGCCTAAATGGAGAATTTTTAAACTGAATTGGCAATGATCAAGTTTTGTTTATAAAGTCAATGCTTTTTTGGAGATCCTTgcaagttaaaggggaagtttatcCTGACTTGAAGTTAATTTTATTAAAAGCAGctattatttaaataaacatattaGTTAATATTTGGCAAAAATCTGTCAAAGAAGGATGAAGTTAGACCccattctcattacgctttttaaaactagtttactggaaaccggttcaggaaaacAGTTTGGAAGAGCGCTTTGCTAGTGTTCCCATTTGATCggccgaaagtggttttcaatcGCACTGCATGTAAGgtggtcttgttgctatgaGAACACTCTCAGTGGGGGTGACATGTTCGCGTGAAATTTGAAATCGCAGTAAAGGCATTCTACACAAAGTGTGTGGAGTAGCATGCTCAAAATTTGTGTAGAagggttgtgtcctcacttacgctaagaaaactacatcgcaaggtggtttattcaaccagtttggaagattgcttttaacaccgcttcgaccgttctcattacacgtttaactagtttccactaaactagttttaagacagtagtgagaacggtgtcttaaAGTGAATCACATATCATAGAGTCATGCACAGGCATGCAACATTAAAGAAAAGTAATGTTAAGATTGATTCAAAGCCTTTGCaattttcatatacatgtattgaatattctctttgatttttttggggggtggagtagtgattgaaacaatgaggaaaaaataaaaatactgaacacttaaaggggaagttcaagctgacaaaaagtttattgtaaaaaaatagtgggaaaaataaaaaatattggcaaagatttgaggaaaatctatcaaattaaaaattgtaagaattttaattattgattatttgtgacgtcatatgcgagcccCTTTCCTAAATATtgtatggtaaaaaatcaatgaaatgacatttgctcagaaaattgaaaatggtttttattgtaccttcagtacatgtatatcaatacacaaatGAGTTCACATCTGAtcctaaaaaatgaataaaaaatgagtcatcacgaaccattaaaaattgaatatttttttattacataacataCGAGGTAGCTGCTcctttatgacgtcacaaatcaaaaacctGAAATTCTAATAACCTTCCTACATGTAATCTTCAATGGATTTGCCTCAAAACTTCACCATTATTCATTACTATTTTTTGTACGATTTTTAAACATActtttcatcagggtgaactcccCTTTAATATTTGTACAATATGTGCATTATACACCTTGTATGTGAGTTAATGAGTTAAAACACCTGATCACAGGTATGTACaggctgtaaaaaaaaagaaaattaccgAACCACATGTTCATTTTGTGCGAACTGTAATTATTATGAGATTTTAATGGCATATTTTGGAAGGACACCCAATTAACAGGTTCAATAATTAACCTCTTGGGCTGCCGAGGCTGTGGGTATTATCATTGCTTTGTGACGCGTACAGTGGTAGATGCCACAAAGCACACAGTCTAATATCACCTGATCAATATACATAATTTGCAATCACTACACAAATTCAATAGGGAGGCaagcctacatgtattcataacaTGTAGTCTCtacatctttctctctctctctctttctatcgtTATTCCTCATCTTGCAAAGATTCTATGATAAgataagtacatgtaggtcttatCTATCAACAGGTTGacccaatcccccccccccccaacaaaaaaaaaagcattctCAATtctaaacatatattttttccagcAAAGTTTAGCCTCACCACTCTGTTTAATGCAAGTCATATCTAAAAATAGGAAATGGTATGAATGAAAAGTACACATGTCCATGAACATTacttaaaatcaatatttgaagTGGCATATTAGTATAATGCATTTAAATGGCAGAAATTAGATTTCGAAAGAGGCATGCAGAATCATATATGAGCAGGTTTGTATAAGTACTCTTTCTCTAtcccattctctctctctctctcatttgtctctttctttatcttatctatctttctctttctctttctctctcttctacaTATATGTATTACTTATTAACATTccctatctttctttttctctctctctttctctttctctttcttttggggcattgcaagaaacttgccattaattgcaagtcaattttcgTTCCAGAAAtcaagcatatatatatatatatatatatatctatatgcaaatttgtgattgatagctaatctgctccatgaaacaaggagtgtaatctgatttgctatagttaaaagtgatcaatcaattgtaaaattgcaacataaTATTTgctattgattgcaaatattttcttgcaacaccccctttgTCTTatactctctctctttctatctcctcACCCCATTTCTCCACTTCTTTTTCTCTATCTCCatttcatcctctctctctttctcccccgcCATGTATCCTCCAATTCAGCAACATAAATTCCGTGGCAATGGACTGGGAGTCTGCActccatacatgtataactcaCAGCACTGATGAATAAATGATATGGTTATGATGCATGACTAGTCGACCGTGCAAATTAGAAATAGGCAAACAGGACTTTACTCACACGTTTACATGGTACAGTATTCACTTTCTACATGGTACACCAATTTCagccatgtttttttcttttcttcagtgTTTATCTTATTCACATGCTTTATACATTGTTTTTCAGGATGGGATATGATAATTTGAGCCTATTACACTAAaggtgtgttcaatgtcaatTGTAAAATTTAACAGCaatatgaatcatgattgaaaactcaaaatacaaaacacaGAACACAAACACAATCAGCGGTGCACTGTTCAGTGTCAAGAATAGAAAGCTGTTTATATGGTGATCGTCTTTAAATGTCCCGCATTTGTTAGCGCAGCTTTAGTGCTCAGTTTAAGCCATCACAAAAAAGGTCAGTTTTGGCTCCTGTTTAGTTTCTACTGCGGGAGCAAATTCAAAGACATTTCAAAACTCAATTGTGCTCAAGGTCGTAAAATTTGAGCTGATCACGTTAAcgcattttttttaagttaaattttatcataatcatgattttaaaGACGTTTACTTTTACAACAGGGAATGGAGGACATTGAACATACCCTAAATGATTAATGTATTATGTAGACTGATGATGAAACAAggataatactactactactactactaataataataatgataatgagtGTGTACAGAACAACACTGTGAATCAAGAAATTTTCAAGCTTGCCTGACATGGTAGCAATGTGTGGTATCAAACACAACTCTTGCTTCTTGATtaatatgaaatgtataaacAAAGCAAAATCAAATCCCtgttcagaattttttttcagcaattTCCAATCAATTTTGCACTTTACAAACACCATTGCTTGAGACTTATGCAACCTTTATATTAGTAATccacaatcaaatcaaatactgAATGGTGAGTGATGGTTTTTTACCTGACGGCTAAgaatgaatgcttgtaagctagcaaccagaggaccaacgACTTAGTCCTCTTCGAGGGACTttgtaatgaggattaatggcttaccaaagggcactagcacacCGAGTGGGAATCAAACCTGGGTCACCGGAATCtaaaacccccgctctaccaactgagctatcgcaCCTCCACAACTAACAAAAAATTGTAGTCTTTGTACTCTTTACAGCATCATTACCTTCATGTATAACCACGAAAGCCACAAAAATGTAAccccaatataaaaaaaaataaaatatgataagcAATTCTATTAGATTTTCACTAATTTCCTAAGTCCAAAATCACTCAAAATTTCTGTTAACTTCTATACACTGCAATAGCAATACAGATGCAaacacaaaaaatgttaaaacatttGAGAACACACTGAAAGACAGCAAATATGATATCTATAATCTATTCATTTTCACAGTACTGTAAATATGATCCAGTAAGTAAATACCCGGTAGATGAAAAACTTGTGATATTTGTTTGAGTAAAGCTTTTTCAACTTCTGTTTGCTTTATGACATCATATATAAAAATGGGAAGTCCCATCTTGGGGCCCAGCAACACACCAAGGGATAGACCAGAAAGTTTGGTTTTAAGTTGGTTGCATATGACTACATGTTTTCCTAGGGGGGGGGCGGACACAGACAAATTTTTGAAGAAACTCGGATGCAAGGGAGCAAAGCAACCAAACTTGTCAATTGGAGCACTTCtgcattttttcaaattaaattgaaggattttgtggaaatttttggtaaattttgtgaaaattttcagacaaaaatcaaatgtaCATGTCACGTTTCAAAATTTTCTGGAAGGCAACTTGCACCCCCCCTTCTGTATAGCCAAGGATGCCCAATATAATCAAGTATAAAAATCAGCCCTACAAATAAATGCTACTTAAGGTTCATGTTATGGGCCCTGACCTGTTCTCTACAGGAACAGGGTTATTGTACAAAGCCTACAGAATTAGAAAATTCTACAGTCAAcatgtcattattattttcctgtCCTGATAGAATAGATGGACATCAGGACAAGATaattaaattttcttctttttttagggCTATTTCTTTTGACATTGGGGCGATTGCGGAATTTGGGggttatcaatttcatttcaagggctatttttttttgggggggagaacAAGCAGTTAAGCTGTAAAAACATTCCTCATTATTGTGCTCTATGTAGAAATTCATTTCATAACTTCCTTTCTAttgttttcaattaaatttttgGAAATTTAGGGGTGACTTGGACTGAGTGCGAAATTGCCGAACACCCTCATGTATTTTTTACTCTGCACTAATCAATAGGGtttatttcttccttattttgAAGGCAAATTGGTACAAAACGGAGGCTACCAAGTAAAGGAACATGATACCTTGTTTTTACCCTGACATACTTCAAAATTATCTTTGTATGTTTGtgcacttacatgtattgtTGTCTATTTTCGTGTACTTGTATATTTGCACTATATCCTACATGTAACCATGCTTCAAACATCACGATTCAAAATGCTTATATCATAAAgtttgatttaaatgaaaagtccaccccaacaaaaacttgatttaaataaaagagaaaaattcaacaagtataacactgaaaatttcatcaaaatcggatgtaaaataagaaagttatgacattttaaattttcgcttcatttcacaaaatagttatatgcacatctcggtcggtatgcaaataaagGAACTGATGacttcactcactcactatttctttcgtattttagaaatattttgattttctcgtcaatgtcatgtgaaatgaagtttcattcctccctgaactcatgaattccattattttaatattttgtgcttcaggcaaggaggtccttatcaaattcgttaaaattgaaatattttataattcaaacaataaaaaacaaaagaaatggtgagtgacatcatcgactctctcatttggatgtaactggctcgttcatgtaactattttgttaaaaataagcgaaactttgaaatgtcataactttcttatttacatccgattttgatgaaattttcagcattgtgcttgtctgatttttgtctattgattcaaatcaacatttttctgaggtggacttgacctttaaatgcaCTCATGGATGCAGGAAAATCATAACAATATGGGTCTGGTCAGTGAAACTGTGAAAGACCAACAAAATCCTATTTAGATTGCAAATAATTTATTAATAGTTGACCTGGTGATCAATCAATTTACGAGCTGCTAACCAAACAACAATAGACAAATTTCACAATGAATTACCAATTAATGCATAAGGCTATTTGAGGTGCAAGAATATGAATGACCTCATTCACCTGTTATACATGTCAAAGGATAAATGGCTGATAGCTTGTGCTCTCATCAATTTAAATTCagatacttgtacatgtagataacaaTAAATTTCACAAGGTGACATTTGCATCCCTGTACAGTGTACACTACCCAAATTGACTTGTTAATAATGGgtgttacatgtatttataatcATTTAGATCTGGCTACTACAAAAAGATAGCCTATTATAGATAGGGTTCACTAGATTGCCAAACATTAGTACACTGTCTTAAAAAAAGAGTTGCAATAGATTCTATTCAAACTCATATTGATATTAATCTTAATTCCCATCCCTTAGAAATAAACACAAGTTGAGATCAATCTTAATTTGGGTTCTGATAGTGGTGTTAATCACAATGATGCCCCAAATAGTAAaactgatggtggtggtggtgatgatggtgatgatgatggtggtggtgatgatgatgatgatgatgataattatgatgatgatggtggtggtgatggtggtggtgttgatggtgatgatgatgacaatggtggtggtgataagaTTATTAGAGGAGGATGAGGATggtgagatgatgatgaagaagatgatgacaatgatgatgaaggtggtggtggtgatggtggtgatgctgatggtgatgaaaatggtgatgatggtagagATAAGATTATTagaggaggaggatggtgagatgatgatgaagaagatgatgacaacgataatgatgatgaaggtggtggtggtaatagtgatgatgttgatggtgttaatggtggtggtgatgatgacaatggtgatggtggtgatgttgatgacgatggtggtggttggtgtagtggtggtgttgatgatgattatgctgatgataaagataatgattttggtgatggtggtggaaGTACAAAGCACTTCACCATGGCATACTGTAACAGTGGCAACCGAATCCCAGTAACTAATCAACCCAAAATATATTTGAGCAGTTTGATCGTAATTACATACTGTACACAGTACACCAAgggtaaaacaaaattataccaTGAACCCCCACTATCATGatcatgtcccccccccccccttttttgttttgtttgtaaagttacaaTGTATGATGTGAACATGCATGACCAAGATCAATCTAGGATAAACATTTAATTCTTCTTCCATTGCATACAATCCTCTTTACAGAGTACAGTCGTACTCAGTTACACCAGGTTATATTTATATCTCAGAAAAAATGTGTATATGTTTTCCGAGTTTTCTTGCCTTACATGtactgtgcattatttgtggcAATGAATGTGTCCGGACATGTTAAGCCTAGTTAGGGCTTGATATCGACATGTGATGTGTGCACTAATAGATTCCATTCAACTTTCATTACTTTAAATGCTACAACATTATATTATTAATTTCTCATCTCACTGTCCCATAGACATAGTCAAGTGGAGGAAATGGATAATGCATGCATCTCCACTTTGAtctttcatattcataattcaaaTATCCAATTCCTCAGAATTAAACTATACACTTTGGATTTTAATGGGATATTTCATATCAAGAATAGAAACATGGAAGGGATAAATATTTACCTCTCGTGGATAGCTTTTTTGTGTTGATGATTTTTGCAGCGTATTCCAAGTAATCGCTATTTTTCTTCACACACCTTCGTACAACGCTGAAAGCTCCCCTGTAaataatacacacacacaaaaataagaGACATGAAACATATGAATGGTGCAGGGCAAACACATCAAAAATAATCTCGTCGTTTGACGACAAACGGCTGGAATTATCCACCGAAATTACTCCACTGGTAAGATGAGAATATATAGAATGGTATTTCCGACCAAATACTCACTTTCCAAGTTCATCTTTCAATTCATATTCGTCACTAAACCGCGTTGAAGAGCATCCCCGAGCCGCCATGTTGATACGAGTTCAACGCAAAGCAAATGATTGACGTATACAAGCGACCCGGGTAGGCGGGGCTGATTGTGTGTATACATGCATGTCACAGTGAACAGTTTCGTACCGGAGATTCGGTAAGGCGGTAGGACAGGGGATATACCTATTTTTTTGGTTTCCtgtcagtattttttttctcattttttttttcattcaaatttatgcAACAATTGAATGGGAGATCTAGATCCCTTGTAATTTGACCCAGGTCAATTTTAGCTACGCTCTTTGATCTTGTATAATGGAGGAACATTGGCTTTGCGTTGAAAACGATGATGGGATTCCCATTACAGGTTGCAGGTCCCTTACAGGTACCTGCAATTGTGTGGAAGGTAGAATAGTATGATTATAAACCGTGTAAGAGGGATATATTACTACTATTACATCTTACTATATCATTATAAGCCAAGTATAAGATGCCTAATATGTTGTTAGTATATTACCTAACGTATGAATGGTAGTTAGGCCCAAAGTATTCCAATTATTAATCCGTTTCTTTATAACAGAGAGGGGGATATGGCCCCGGATATGGAGGCAGTCATACTTAAAAACAAACTGATCGCCCGGTTGGTTTATAGCTGTTACTTCAATCATACTTTAATATTTTGGTGCAGTATTACAAGGACACATAATTTCTGACTAGAAAATTAGTTCTTACTttttttatgtaggcctacgtAATCAGGGGCCGTGTTCAAAAACGTaaaatccccccaaaaaataaaaataaaaatccatgatttattgttcgaaatagacatgaaatgaaatactcggaaaatttgctttgccgaattgatcgtgggcccggctgccgctgtgcagcgccagatcgacgagggtCTATCCCTTTAAACGTTGAAcgtcaaacagggtagcagcaactcctaTCTTTTAActtcttttggtctgacgcagccggggtttgaacccccgacctcccggttgtgagacggacgctctaccaactgagccaacacgccgttaatgaccatatgattgtgattcttagcatggtcagcccccccccactttaaaaaccgttccgcggccccttaTAATTACGACAGGACACGATCCATTTAACTTAACATTTGACTTAACCATAAAcagttaaaataatggtaattctaataattctacatgttcagagagcaataaaatttgtttcacatgagaatgaggagaaaattagaatttttcatgtttcttatgataaaataaaaaagaaatagtgagtggatgacgtcatcagtctgccaatttgtatatcgaccaggatgtgtatctaactttcattttcatttttttaaaactgtttgtgaaattaagcgaaattttaaaaagtcataacgttcttattttacatccgatttggatgaaatcttcattgttatgcttgttggatttttctccttttattcgaATCAATTTTTTggtgggatggacttgtcctctaagagcaactttaataacgactggtgatcctttcttgtggtaaatgatattcaccattaaatgttcactGGTGAATAGTTTTGCGCgtataagaaaggttcaccagtcgttcttaaagtcgctcttaacttacgaacagctttatgaaacactcacctgCATGGTGATTAGAAGATATGAACATTCAACACCCAGAAGCGGCGCAAAGATTGTGTTGACAGGGGGTAAGGGAGCAATCTAAAGGTGACATTACTTGTCTAATTATTAGTTACATACGTCTGTATTAACGatactattattttttctttccgaCGTTCGTTTTCCTCTATGACTTCCTAAAATActaatgaggaggaggaggagaacgTCGTAacaagggtagccacttcacttatgattttttttctcccaacGGTCCATgctaataataatgttatttctACTACTTTTTTCCTTCTAGATGGTAGCCcccttgaccccccccccccccctaatccAGTCTCTGACGGAATGACGTGTAATCTTGATCTTCACATCATTGAATATATTCAAAACTATCGTCGGTATGTTgtaataacctttttttcaatCGAAACTTACTCCGGAACTTACTCTATAGATTAATTGATTGTAACATCGTCTTTGATCAGATATGCCCTTTTAACAAATTGAAACATTTCAACATCAAAAATATACTTACGGGGATATTCATTGCCATTTTCCAAAATACTGATTTGGAGCACACTGCCTCCATTTGTTGAAGTAATTTTTcgaactcatttttttttaaagacatctGCCCCTCATTAAAGAAAGTAATTTGAGTCATTAGCGCCATGGACTTCCCTAttgatatctatattttgtatAAGGGTATTTGATTTCAGATAATAAGCTTGAGCGATCATCCTGATGCAATCCCCACGCCACGCAGTCAACCTCAGCTTATAGTGGCAGTCAAGCTCAGCttatagtggcaacccctgcaaccttctaataatcgatgttttaatagaaaatgcattattttttatttttttgtatgttttgcttgtcagttatatgtatattattattgtattttctttgttaatatgttcatgaaaaagtgttgcagaaaccaataaatgaaaaaaaaaaatatattcagtcagaaatttcacagaattttgtttcatcaaTACAACTTTCTGATTTTTTACCTGTCTCCTTTAACAATTTCtcggacattttttttctcctccccATCCATGCCTTCTCATTGCCCTCtctaaataaagaaaaatgcatTTTGGATCTTTTATTGTCATTGACCTTCCTGGCCTGCATCTGAATATTATAAGATACGTTGTAGTCATAGAAAGCACTTTTTATTGAgcataagttttttttaatgtaatattcacaatcttaaaaaatatacagttgGCCTTGACAAGTTTCTAGTTACGGagttaataaaataatgaccCGCTAAACAAAACTACACGgaaatttttacaataa
This region of Lytechinus variegatus isolate NC3 chromosome 18, Lvar_3.0, whole genome shotgun sequence genomic DNA includes:
- the LOC121431970 gene encoding calcium/calmodulin-dependent protein kinase type II-like, which encodes MAARGCSSTRFSDEYELKDELGKGAFSVVRRCVKKNSDYLEYAAKIINTKKLSTRDFQKLEREARICRKLQHPNIGKV